In Candidatus Cloacimonadota bacterium, the genomic window AACAAAATCTCTGTGGCACAGGAACATTATTGCACCGGGGTCTCTCAACTTGTGATCGCCCATATGTATCCCAGAATGTTCAACGCATCTCCCTCAAAGTATAAGGTGGTAAGCACATGCGTCCACGGAGAACTTCATGAACTAGGGCTGCGCATGGTCACTGACATCATGGAATTGGACGGATGGGACACCTACTACCTGGGTGCAAACATGCCCAACGACTCCATCCTAAGCATGCTAAAAGCTCAAAAGGCCGATCTCCTGGCAATATCGGTTACATTCCCTCTTAATTTGCACAAGGCAGAGGAGCTCGTTTCCCTGGTTCGCCAGGATAAGGATTTGCAACCGCTGAAAATCATGGTGGGCGGCTATGCCTTCATGCAAGATACAGCGCTGTGGCAAAAGATCAGAGCAGATAGCTTTGCACCCAATGCGGACATCGCTTCCAAAGTGGCATCTTCCCTACTTGAGGGCATCAAATGAACGCTCCGAAACTATTCTTGGAATCCAGTAAACTGGAAGAAATACAGAGCATTCTGATCCAGGCTTTGGCAAAAGCCGGCTTGGAACTGGGAACAGATTATCTCATTCAACCAGTAGATAATGTGCAAGAATACAAAGCCATCGACGATGATAAGCGCTTCTATCTGGATGAGATGGCAAAGCTGAATAACGACCTTACGAACATGCAACGCCAATTGGCAAAAGCAAATGCCGAACTCAGCAGACTGGCAGAGCTGCGCAATCGCTTTGTGGGGATGGCTGCTCACGATCTGCGCAATCCTTTGGGCATCATTAAAAACTTCAGTGAATTCCTGAAGACTGATCTGGTGGGCAGTATCAATGACGATCAAATGGATATAGTAAACACCATCTACAACACTGCCGTCTTCATGCAACGACTGGTAGATGGCATCCTGGATGTCAGCTCTATGCAGAGTGGAAAAGTGGAGTTAAGCAAAAGCCGGAATGAACTGAATTTGATTCTGAAGCAGAACGTAAAACTGAATCAGACCTTAGCCAAACAAAACAACATAAGCATCTTGTATCAGGGCACAGATGAAGACCTTTTCCTGGACATCGATGTGGTGAAGATCCGTCAAGTGCTGAACAACCTGATCGGAAACGCAGTGAAATACAGTCCTGCTAGCAGCACTATCCACTGTAGCCTGTCCCGGAAAGGCAATTTTGCCCATATCTGCGTGAAAGATCAAGGCATCGGCATCCCTATTGAGGAGCAGAAATCTATCTTTGAACCATTCAAACACTTGAATAGAGGTGGAAGCAAAGAAAAATCCGTCGGATTGGGTCTCTTCATTGTAAAAAACATCGTGGAAGCCCATGGCGGTGAAATCTCTCTGAAAAGTGAACCCGGCAAAGGCTCTATCTTCTGCATCAGTTTGCCGATAGATGGTTCTTAGTTCGTAGTTTGGGATGGGGGTCATCTGCTACTTTGTTGATTCATGGTTCGGATAGATAGGTTTTGTCCCACGAACAACGATGAACGCTTAATAAATCCTGGAGGAGTTTTCTTCATTGACGTCTCAGGAGAGGTGCGATAACGAGAAGGTGCCGGAAGCACGAGGTACAAACCCGCAGCTCGATCTTCTCAATCACCAGAAACTAAGCACTAAGAACTTCTGCAAGCGCAGCAAGCATTCAACAGCGAAGGCGAAGCCTGAGCGTTCAACAAACCGAAGGCCAAACCGCCATCATTCTTCATTCATTCCTTCATTATTAATTTGAATGCGAGCGCAGCGAGCATCCCCTACTTCGAGATCACAAAACGAGTCTGCAGTTCAACTGCATCGCCTTCCAGTTTTAGCAGATACACTCCATTACTCAATTGCTTTCCGCTTATGCTAAACTCCGGTAGCAAACGCTGGTTGCTTCCAGCGGGAAACTGTCCCAATACGCCACTCTGTAATAACTGCCCTTTGATATTGTAAACCTTGTAGTTTATTAAAGTTGCTTTTTCTAGATCCAATCTCATATTCGCAGTCGTGCCAAAGGGATTGGGATAGATCAGCACGGAATTGTGATAGACTGGAGTGATGTGCCCGGGATCGTAAGGAACTCCCTGCGTTACCGGCCCATAGAGCTCTTCCTCCCCATTCATAAATGCCGCCACCAACCAATACCATCCGGGTATAGGCGGATTCTCGTGCACATATAGATAAGATTGTGTTTGCGACTCATTGTGAGCCGGGATCAGGCTACTTACGTTGCTCACATTCTCCCACAATGAATCTGCTGAGCATTTCACATAGTAACCCAGCATTCCGCTCTCCGCTGCGCTGGTCCAGGTTACGTGGCACACTCCCTCCGATGCATAAGATATCCCAAAAGCCGTGATACTGACTGGAAGTGTAGCCCCACCTGCCAAAGTGATCGTGATGTTTCCCTTGCCAATAGCCGTTATCTCGAAACTGCTGCTCCCTGCTCCAGTACTGCTGTTCGTGATGCTTGCACCTTCCACAGTACAGTCGCTTGACGTAAAACCTGGATGCTCAATAGTGTAAGCTCCCAAAAGTCCATTTGTGCCTTGTTCACTGATCTTATAGCTATATCCAGTAGAGATAGCTTCCACTTCTGCGGTATAATGATGCTGTCCTGCCTGGTTCGGATCAATAGTAACACTGTGATAAACTTGCCCCCCATCAGGACTCAATCTCATGACCACCGGCTCACCACTTAGGGAGCTATTTCCCGTGCTGTTGCTATTCTCTGCAAGCGTGCGCACAT contains:
- a CDS encoding T9SS type A sorting domain-containing protein; the encoded protein is MRWLIMVLGFLSISFGYAQVSPQNVCATAIAADDFTLMWDEVAGATGYEVELAEGYYFDFNDDLPSEWRYDNANYNISKTYAHSMSRYMALGLDSYIRSPYLESIKEISFFSRLAAENTKAEVKIQVSSDSEVWTDIAYLICDDNNHDITIDYKEHSYTIESSDVHYFKINRFNGKGSAVLIDDLQYTLNHPNETTSTSTTVIRIEDLSSNTNYTVRVKGNTSNSEFTNWLNVRTLAENSNSTGNSSLSGEPVVMRLSPDGGQVYHSVTIDPNQAGQHHYTAEVEAISTGYSYKISEQGTNGLLGAYTIEHPGFTSSDCTVEGASITNSSTGAGSSSFEITAIGKGNITITLAGGATLPVSITAFGISYASEGVCHVTWTSAAESGMLGYYVKCSADSLWENVSNVSSLIPAHNESQTQSYLYVHENPPIPGWYWLVAAFMNGEEELYGPVTQGVPYDPGHITPVYHNSVLIYPNPFGTTANMRLDLEKATLINYKVYNIKGQLLQSGVLGQFPAGSNQRLLPEFSISGKQLSNGVYLLKLEGDAVELQTRFVISK
- a CDS encoding HAMP domain-containing sensor histidine kinase — its product is MNAPKLFLESSKLEEIQSILIQALAKAGLELGTDYLIQPVDNVQEYKAIDDDKRFYLDEMAKLNNDLTNMQRQLAKANAELSRLAELRNRFVGMAAHDLRNPLGIIKNFSEFLKTDLVGSINDDQMDIVNTIYNTAVFMQRLVDGILDVSSMQSGKVELSKSRNELNLILKQNVKLNQTLAKQNNISILYQGTDEDLFLDIDVVKIRQVLNNLIGNAVKYSPASSTIHCSLSRKGNFAHICVKDQGIGIPIEEQKSIFEPFKHLNRGGSKEKSVGLGLFIVKNIVEAHGGEISLKSEPGKGSIFCISLPIDGS